A genomic segment from Nicotiana tabacum cultivar K326 chromosome 7, ASM71507v2, whole genome shotgun sequence encodes:
- the LOC107775625 gene encoding protein WHAT'S THIS FACTOR 9, mitochondrial-like, with the protein MVRFMATTTTVIHRHLRQHIRTFVNARVKWVRDPYLDKAVEKEKNLKPLLSLKNLILSHHSKSLPLRTISPLKPQLNLPTIALKFIQNYPFIFKTFRPPVPLSTLHVKLTPNALSLHNDETLFLSLSHYRKDLAHRLAKLLMLTRAKRLPFYVIERFKFDLGLPHDYLLSFLPEYPDYFQICQMGFKDSDGREVFGLELVKWREDLAVSVTEKRVKREDFGGRKRVHIRFSMNLPRGFDLVKKVRNWVEEWQNLPYISPYEDAFHLAPNSDQAEKWTVGVIHELLSLLVSKKTERENIYCLGDYLGFGIRFRKALVHHPGIFYLSNKIRTHTIVLREAFNKNILVEKHPLMRMRYKYISLMNRVLRRGIPINAGAVRYRKRLASLKGGKRKENEKRMRQVKSVEN; encoded by the coding sequence ATGGTTCGGTTCATGGCCACCACAACCACCGTCATCCACCGCCATCTTCGGCAACATATCCGCACCTTCGTGAACGCAAGAGTCAAATGGGTACGAGACCCATACCTTGATAAAGcagtagaaaaggaaaaaaacctCAAACCATTACTCTCTCTCAAGAACTTAATCCTTTCCCATCACTCAAAATCTCTACCCCTTCGCACCATTTCCCCTCTCAAACCCCAACTCAATCTTCCCACCATTGCCCTCAAATTCAtccaaaattacccttttatTTTCAAAACTTTCAGGCCTCCTGTACCCTTATCCACTCTACATGTAAAGCTCACTCCAAATGCACTATCTTTACATAATGACGAGACCCTTTTTCTTAGTCTTTCACATTACCGTAAAGATTTAGCGCACAGATTAGCAAAACTATTGATGCTCACAAGAGCTAAAAGACTTCCTTTTTATGTTATTGAAAGGTTTAAATTTGATTTGGGTTTGCCTCATGATTATTTGTTGAGTTTTTTACCTGAATATCCTGACTATTTTCAGATTTGTCAAATGGGTTTTAAGGATTCTGATGGTCGTGAGGTTTTTGGGTTGGAATTAGTTAAATGGAGGGAGGATTTGGCTGTTTCTGTGACGGAGAAAAGGGTGAAAAGAGAGGATTTTGGGGGTAGGAAAAGAGTGCATATAAGGTTTTCGATGAATTTACCAAGAGGATTTGATTTGGTGAAGAAAGTGAGGAATTGGGTTGAGGAGTGGCAGAATTTGCCTTACATTTCACCTTATGAAGATGCATTTCACTTGGCTCCTAATAGTGATCAAGCAGAGAAATGGACAGTTGGGGTGATTCATGAACTGTTAAGTTTACTTGTATCAAAGAAGACGGAGAGGGAGAATATTTATTGCTTAGGGGATTATTTGGGATTTGGAATAAGGTTTAGAAAAGCTTTAGTGCATCATCCAGGTATATTTTACTTGTCGAATAAGATTAGGACGCATACTATAGTTTTGAGGGAGGCATTTAACAAGAACATACTGGTTGAGAAGCATCCATTGATGAGAATGAGGTACAAGTACATCAGTCTCATGAACAGAGTGTTGAGACGGGGAATACCAATCAATGCTGGAGCTGTTAGGTACAGGAAGCGGCTGGCTTCTTTGAAAGGaggaaaaaggaaggaaaatgagaaGAGGATGAGACAAGTTAAAAGTGTAGAGAATTGA